From one Brachypodium distachyon strain Bd21 chromosome 4, Brachypodium_distachyon_v3.0, whole genome shotgun sequence genomic stretch:
- the LOC100838834 gene encoding dirigent protein 1 produces the protein MASLPSLLLASAVLLAGATFLTHHSNTTTKLNPQPITTTHLHFYMHDDYTGPHPTAMRVVSGRSLLPNSTKSPITGRHFGDIVALNNALTEGPDNSGGKRVGTAQGFAVRVAEGGVVSDLSMHLAMEAGEFKGSSVAVKGRIDMDLEVRESVVVGGTGKFRLARGYMLSRDYDYTLADGGVIEIDLYLQHHD, from the coding sequence ATGGCTTCTCTCCCGTCACTCCTCCTAGCCTccgccgtcctcctcgccggcgccacctTCCTCACCCACCACtccaacaccaccaccaaacTCAACCCCCAACCCATAACCACAACACACCTCCACTTCTACATGCATGACGACTACACCGGCCCACACCCCACCGCCATGCGCGTCGTCTCCGgccgctccctcctccccaactccaccaaatCCCCAATAACAGGACGCCACTTCGGGGACATCGTGGCGCTCAACAACGCGCTGACGGAGGGACCCGACAACAGCGGCGGAAAGAGGGTGGGCACGGCGCAGGGGTTCGCGGTGCGGGTGGCGGAAGGCGGCGTGGTGTCGGACCTGAGCATGCACCTGGCGATGGAGGCCGGGGAGTTCAAGGGAAGCTCCGTGGCCGTGAAAGGAAGGATCGACATGGATTTGGAGGTACGGGAGTCGGTGGTTGTGGGGGGTACCGGGAAGTTCAGGCTCGCCCGTGGGTACATGCTCAGCAGGGACTATGATTACACGCTCGCCGACGGGGGTGTCATCGAGATCGACCTCTACCTGCAGCACCACGACTAA